The Cydia fagiglandana chromosome 4, ilCydFagi1.1, whole genome shotgun sequence genome has a window encoding:
- the LOC134664165 gene encoding cytosolic carboxypeptidase 6-like, protein MSDSEESDGEGGLGNLNRLIVRPPGHSGKAKRGQLCFDAAFECGNLGRADHITELEYDLFVRPDTCRPRSRFWYNFTVENVKQDQRVIFNIVNLGKERTLYNGEMTPLVRSTSRPKWQRIPRRFIFYHKSPVHRGRRVLSLAFGFDREEDVYHFTAAVPYSYSRLQKYLTLWEKRAQTFAARECIAQTTQKRKVDLITIGELGVQDKEMREESAVKANKGPPKKRVVLILARTHGGEPPASFICQGILDYFLTSSEKALALRSNVAVQVVPMLNPDGVFLGNQRSDLLGADLNRSWVTATTFAHPAAVAVNDLVSKLVAEKSLQLDFIIDLHADISFEGVFVRGNSYDDVYRFERHAVLPKFLASRVEAWRPEACLYNADPLAAGTARRALPEGAVDAYTLLVSLGGRRLTPKGPYIHYTEDAYAKIGRSIVKALCDYYRHIGVIPPRQGEPTKKKDVRGRRRRRRPAVDRERPVCRTWSPMSPHEHLPHIHTKMSPSSSPERRVLAGRVLSPPLPPASPPPLRALPPRSTRLRRTKHRIEPDLDPLLPLITGTAVRTPRLSVVNLSAIIRTPTGRDHRPRLARPARPSHPRFTSDEYDTHDSDS, encoded by the exons ATGTCAG ACAGCGAAGAGAGCGACGGAGAAGGAGGCCTCGGCAACCTAAACCGGCTGATCGTGAGGCCGCCGGGCCACAGCGGCAAGGCCAAGCGCGGCCAGCTGTGCTTCGACGCGGCCTTCGAGTGCGGGAACTTGGGCCGAGCAGACCACATCACTGAGCTCGAGTACGATCTCTTCGTGCGGCCCGATACCTGCCGCCCGCGCTCCCGGTTCTGGTATAACTTTACCGTGGAAAATGTGAAGCAGGATCAG AGAGTAATATTCAACATAGTCAACTTAGGTAAAGAAAGAACTTTATACAATGGCGAAATGACACCGCTAGTCCGCTCAACCTCGCGTCCAAAATG GCAACGCATACCCCGTCGTTTCATCTTCTACCACAAGTCACCAGTGCACCGCGGCCGGCGCGTGTTGAGCCTCGCCTTCGGCTTCGACCGCGAGGAAGATGTTTACCACTTCACGGCGGCCGTGCCCTATTCTTACTCGAGGCTGCAGAAGTATCTCACGCTGTGGGAGAAGCGCGCACAGACGTTTGCTGCTAGGGAGTGCATTGCGCAAACTACG CAAAAACGCAAGGTTGACCTCATCACCATAGGGGAGCTCGGGGTCCAGGATAAAGAGATGAGAGAAGAGTCCGCGGTGAAGGCCAATAAGGGACCTCCAAAGAAGCGCGTTGTGCTCATCCTTGCGCGCACGCATGGCGGCGAGCCGCCAGCGTCTTTCATCTGCCAAG gTATCCTTGATTATTTCTTAACATCGTCGGAAAAGGCTTTGGCGCTCCGCAGCAACGTAGCTGTTCAG GTGGTGCCGATGTTGAACCCCGACGGCGTGTTCCTGGGTAACCAGCGCTCAGACCTGCTGGGCGCCGACCTCAACCGAAGCTGGGTCACCGCCACCACCTTCGCCCACCCTGCCGCCGTGGCTGTCAACGACCTCGTGTCTAAGCTTGTCGCTGAGAAG TCTCTTCAATTGGATTTTATAATCGATTTGCACGCGGACATAAGCTTTGAAGGAGTCTTCGTTAGAGGAAACTCATATGATGACGTATACAG GTTTGAGCGTCACGCCGTCCTTCCAAAATTCCTGGCGTCCCGCGTGGAAGCCTGGCGTCCCGAGGCATGCTTGTACAACGCGGACCCACTGGCCGCTGGCACGGCGCGCCGGGCACTGCCGGAGGGCGCCGTAGACGCCTACACATTACTCGTTTCGCTGGGAGGACGCCGGCTCACTCCAAAGGGACCCTACATACATTATACTGAAGATGCTT ATGCTAAAATCGGCCGATCTATTGTGAAGGCTCTCTGCGACTACTACCGACACATCGGCGTCATACCCCCGCGGCAAGGAGAACCAACCAAGAAGAAGGATGTCCGCGGTCGGCGTCGGCGACGGCGCCCCGCCGTCGACAGAGAAAGGCCAGTCTGCCGCACTTGGTCCCCAATGTCCCCACACGAACACTTACCGCACATACATACCAAAAT GTCGCCAAGCTCAAGTCCCGAACGGCGTGTATTAGCCGGGCGGGTGCTGTCGCCGCCGCTGCCCCCGgcgtcgccgccgccgctgcgGGCGCTGCCGCCGCGCTCCACGCGACTCCGCCGCACCAAGCACAGAATAGAGCCGGACTTGGACCCGCTACTGCCTCTTATCACAG GCACAGCCGTCCGCACGCCCCGGCTATCCGTGGTGAATCTCAGCGCTATCATCCGCACGCCGACGGGCCGCGATCATCGTCCGAGGCTCGCGCGACCGGCCCGACCCTCGCACCCGAGGTTCACCAGCGATGAGTACGACACGCATGACTCTGATTCTTAG
- the LOC134663820 gene encoding TATA box-binding protein-like 1: MATLIQENGISISNHIVPDHEYCEPAREPEPQAVAPPAALDAAAPPDDEETPEIDIMINNVVCSFSVKCHLNLRQIALNGVNVEFRRENGMVTMKLRRPYTTASIWSSGRVTCTGATSEEQAKVAARRYARALQKLGFQVRFQNFRVVNVLGTCRMPFGIRITAFSNKYREADYEPELHPGVTYKLYNPKATLKIFSTGGVTITARSVGDVQSAVERIFPLVYEFRKMRTPEDEEQLRARRGGGGAGGVGPRAPTAPDPAAARAAGADADAWE, translated from the exons ATGGCTACGCTGATCCAAGAGAATGGCATCAGCATCAGCAATCACATTGTGCCTGACCACGAGTACTGCGAGCCGGCGCGGGAGCCCGAGCCGCAGGCCGTGGCGCCGCCGGCGGCGCtcgacgccgccgcgccgcccgacgACGAGGAGACCCCCGAAATAGACATCATGATAAACAATGTTGTGTGTAGTTTTAGTGTTAAGTGCCACTTGAACCTGAGACAAATAGCTTTGAACGGTGTAAACGTGGAGTTCCGCCGCGAGAACGGGATGGTGACGATGAAGCTGCGGCGGCCGTACACGACGGCGTCCATCTGGTCGTCGGGGCGCGTGACGTGCACGGGCGCCACCAGCGAGGAGCAGGCCAAGGTCGCGGCGCGCCGCTACGCGCGCGCACTGCAGAAGCTCGGCTTCCAAGTGCGCTTCCAGAACTTTCGCGTAGTCAATGTATTAGGAACCTGTCGAATGCCCTTCGGAATAAGGATTACGGCATTCTCCAACAAATATAGGGAGGCAGA CTACGAACCAGAGCTTCACCCTGGTGTCacatataaactatataatccTAAAGCCACATTAAAAATATTCTCTACGGGAGGTGTCACAATAACag CTCGCAGCGTGGGCGACGTACAGTCGGCCGTGGAGCGCATCTTCCCGCTGGTGTACGAGTTCCGCAAGATGCGCACGCCCGAGGACGAGGAGCAGCTGCGCGCGCGGCGCGGTGGTGGCGGGGCAGGCGGGGTCgggccgcgcgcgccgacgGCGCCGGacccggcggcggcgcgcgcggccggcGCCGACGCCGACGCCTGGGAATGA